The region GTGGCGTACTGCTGCTGGTTAGCGTTCCAGCCCGTGGCTGCCGAGGTCAGCATGAAGTAGACGCCGTTGCGCTTGAACAGCGCCGGTGCCTCGCGGTGGCCGCCCACCCACGGGTTGGCGACCAGGCTGTCGATGCCCGTGTAGTCGGCGGTGAGCTTGTAGATCTGGAGGTCGTAGTTCTCGCGGGCCGCCGACACCATGTAGCCGGTGCCGTCCGTGTCGACGAAGGTCGTGATGTCACGGGACATGTACTGGCCGAGCGGCTGGAAGCTGCCCTGGTAGGCGTAGTTCCCGTCGACCGTGTCCGAGACGGCGACGGCGGCGCGCGCCTCGCTGTAGTCGACGCCGTTCTCCTTGTGCATCCACATGACGAACTTGCCGGTGGACGCGTTGTACATGACCTTGGGCCGCTCGATGTAGGCGGTGCCCAGCTCGGAGGCGCTGGACTGGGTCAGGACGTGGTTACGGAACTCCCAGTTCTTCAGGTCCGTGGAACGGTAGGCGTCCACGTACCGGAAGGTGTTGTCGGCGTTGCGGTCCTCGCCGAACCAGTAGTAGTAGCTGCCGACCTTGATGACCCCACCGCCGTGCGCGTGCACGGCGTTGCCCGAAGTGTCGGTGAACTGGGTGCCGTTGGTGATGGTCTGGGCGGCTGCCTGGGCCGGTCCGGCGGTCACCAGTGCCGCGGCGAGGGCACAGCACAGGGCGACAAGGATTGCGTACACACGTCTCATCTGACGCCTCTCGAAGGTGGGGGGACAGGGCAGGAAACAGGCGGGGGTTCGAGATCTCGTACGTCATCTGTCATTACGAACGTCGAAAAGGTAAGGGTGTGTTACGGGAAGGTCAACGGGTCGCGCGGGACAAAGATGGACGCGGGATTTCTGTTATCGCCGCCGTCCGCGCGCGTCTCCGATGACGTGCGCAGCCATTCCCGCAAGACAGCAGCCGCCGTTGGCGCCCTCGCGACCGTCGCCTTCCTGGTCACCGCGCCTCCCTCTGTTGGCGCCGTTCGCCTCCGGGGCGCTCCAGCCGGCGGCCGTGACGCCACCGCCGACGTCCTCGCGGACCGGGACGTCACGCTCACCGGCGACACGGTGGTCACCGTGCCGTCCGGCACCATGACGTACGACGGGGTGTTCCGCGGCCAGGGCACCCTCACCGTGCGCGGCGGCGGCACGCTGATCCTCAACAAGGACAGCGACTTCACGCTCCCGGCGGCCCGGCAGCGGCAGAAGGTGACCACCCAGGGCGGCAACCACCCGTACACCACCGTGAGCAACCCCGACCCGCCCGCGATCACCGTCGAGCGGGGCACCACCCTCCAGTACGGCACCGGCGGCGGCACCGGTCTGATCGGCCACTTCCCCTACAACACGCCCGGCTACCAGCTGAACCAGCTCAACGTGCGTGTCGACGGCACCCTGCGCCTCTCCCTCACCCGCACCTTCAACATCGGCACCATCAGCGGCTCGGGCCTGGTCACCCAGCCGCGCAACATGTGGGGCACCCTCGACCTGGCCGGCACCCACCCCTTCTCCGGAGTGATCGACAACGGCACCGGCATGGCGGTGGGCCGCCCCGAGTACCCGGTGGCGCTCCCGAACGCCCGCGCCGTCCTCAACCAGGGCTCCTGGATCATCGACACCCCGCTGTACCAGACGATCACCCTGCGCCAGAACTTCTACCAGCGGGCGTACGGCAGCGACGTCAACGTCCACTCGCGGCCAGGCAGCAAGGTCGTACTCACCGGCCAGTACGGCTACAGCGACCAGGGCGGCGACAACGACCCGTCGTTGAGCGACCCTGGCCTCAACTGGCGCCCCGTTCCTCACCAGTTGAACAAGCGCGGCACCAATATCGAGGGCGCGGACGTCCAGTGGGGCGACGGGACCACCCACAAGATCTTCATGCCGGGGACGAAGGACACCGTCTACATCAACCTGCACATGGCGAGCGGCGTCCGGTCCCGGCTGACCTTCGCCTACGACGGTCCCGTCACCCTGGGCGCGCCCATCGGCGGCGGCCGGTACCACGACACACTCGCCGCGCCCGGCGCCGGGGACGTCGTGATCAAGGGGACACGCGGCAACGACGTGACCTTCGCGGCACAGCAGTACTACGACGGGTCGACGACCATCGAGAAGGGCGCCGTGCTGCGGCTGGGCTCGGGCGCGCGGGGCGGTGACGGCTCTCTCCTGGCCGGCACCGAGCGCAGACGGATCGTCGACAACGGCACGCTGATCGTCCGCAACACCGCAACTCCCCTGTCACTGGCCCGTCTCGGCGGCATCGGCGGGCTCACCCAGTCCGGCGCCGCGACGACGACCCTGACGGGCGGCGAGGTGTCGTACACGGGCCCGACAACGGTCACCAAGGGCACGCTCGCCCTCGCCTCCGGCGCCACGCTCGCGCACAGCAAGGCGATCCGGCTCACCTCGGCCGACGCGCGGCTGGACGTGCGGACGACGGGACTTCGGGTGTCCACGTCCCTCAGCGGCAAGGGCACGGTACGGGGTGCGGTCGTCAACGACGGCGAGGTCGCGGGCGCCCTCACGGTGACCGGCGACTACACCCAGGGCGCGAAGGGCACGCTGGTCCTGCGCGATCGGCCCCTGAGGGTGACGGGCGCGGTCCGGCTGGCCGGGGACCTCGATCTGTCGGCCGCCGGGACCGACCCCGCCCGCGAGATCAGGGTGCTCGACCACACCGGCCGGGCGAGGACGACCGGCACCTTCTCCGGCCTGCGCGAGGGCGCCACGCTCGCGCTCGCCGACGCGACGTACCGGATCAGTTATCGCGGGGGCGACGGCAACGACGTCACTCTGAAGGCAGTGTCGAACCATCGGACCGTGGCGGCGCCGTCCCCTGCCACGTCCGGGCTCCCGTCCGTGAAGAACTCCACCGCCGTCGGCGACAGCGAGAACGCGAACTCGTGGTGGCCGCTGCTGCTCGCACCGCTTCTGGCCACGCTCGCCGTGCCGATCGTCCGGCGGGAGCGGTCACGGCGCCGCGGCGGACGGCGGCACGCGGCCTCCCGGTGAGTCATGGGTGGACGACGGTCACCCCGCGTTCCGCGAGTTCCGTCATGACGGGGTCGGGATCTCCGTGGTACTCGCTGTACCACATGCGGTAGGGCATGGTGACGTGCTTCAGGGACGGCATGTCGAGCAGAGGGCGGCAGTCCTCCAGGTCGCGGCAGTGGCCCAGGTTGATCTCCGTGAGTTCGGACAGTCCCGTCAGCGCGCCGAGGTCCCGCAGCTCGGACAGGCCCCGGATGTCGAGTTCGCGGAGGCTCGTGTGGCCGGCCAGGCGGGACAGGTCCTTCCAGTCCAGGCCGGACAGACAGAGCGTCTCGATTCCCCCGGCGGGTATGTCCTGCGCCCGGGGGCAGCTGATCAGACTCAGCCCACGCCGTGTCGTCGTCCAGCAGCTCCTGGCCGACGGTCTGCGCGGAGATGTAGTCGCGGAGGAAGCGACGGGAGAGCCAGGGCCGGTCCCAGCCCGGGGCGACGCCATGGGTGCCGTCGGCGCCGTCCATGAGTGCCGCTCCGTGCGCGGCGCCCAGACGCCGCGCGTGCTCGGCATGGCGGGCGACCGACCACGTCCTGCCGGACTCCCCCCGCACGTCCTCCAGCCAGAGTGTCACGTCGCCGTCCGGGCGGTCGACGGAGGCGAGCAGCCGGGGGGCGGTGATGCCCCACGGCTGCCAGCTCCGGGCAAGCCCGGACTCGTACGCATGGGCCTCGCGGCGCCAGAAGTTCCAGTGCCTCGGGTCGTCGGACGCGTCCCAGGCGCCGCCGGTGTCCTTGCCCCGGGTGAGCACCTTCAGGACGACGGAACGATCATCGACGGTGACCCGCCACACGCCACCGGTGACGCCGTTCTTGAGGTTGTGGACGAGGGGTTCGAAAACGGCCCGGTCCGCCGGGGCCCCGAGGATCTCCCGCACTTCGGCGCGGAGGATCTCACCGCCTTCGGTGTCGAGTTGATCGACTTCACGCATGCCCCCAGGCTAGGGCCTGTCCGGCCGGACAGGCCCGGCTCTCGTGCTCCGCATCGTGGTCGCTCTGCTCATCAGGCGGACATAACGGGGCGCGGCCGTCCCCATCGACTAGCGTCGTGACATGACCAGCGACACCTCCCGCAGCGCTTCCTCCCCCTCCCTCGCCGGCGCCCTCGCCGACGGAACGGTCGTCCTGGACGGCGGCATGTCCAACCAGCTGGAGTCGGCCGGGCACGACCTGAGCGACGAGCTGTGGTCGGCCCGTCTGCTTGCCGAGCGGCCCGAGGCGATCACCGAGGCGCACCTCGCGTACTTCGAGGCGGGCGCGGACGTGGCGATCACCTCCAGCTACCAGGCCACCTTCGAGGGCTTCGCGAAGCGCGGCATCCCGCACGGGCGGGCGGCCGAACTCCTCGGCCTCAGCGTGGAGCTGGCGCGGGAGGCGGCCCGCCGCGCGCACGCGAAGGGTACGACCCGGCCGCTGTGGGTGGCCGCTTCGGTCGGCCCGTACGGGGCGATGCTCGCGGACGGTTCGGAGTACCGGGGCCGGTACGGGCTGAGCATCGCCGAACTGGAGCGGTTCCACCGCCCCCGCCTGGAGGTGCTGGCCGCCGCCGCGCCCGACGTACTGGCCCTGGAGACCGTGCCCGACGCCGACGAGGCCGAGGCGCTGCTGCGGGCGGTGCGCGGGCTGGCCGTACCGGCGTGGCTGTCGTACACCGTCGCCGGGGACCGTACGCGGGCCGGGCAGCCCCTGGAGGAGGCCTTCGCCCTGGCCGCCGACACGGACGAGATCATCGCGGTCGGCGTGAACTGCTGCGCCCCCGAGGATGTGGACGGCGCGGTGGAGACGGCGGCGCGGGTGACCGGGAAGCCGGTGGTGGTGTACCCGAACAGCGGCGAGGTCTGGGACGCCGAGGCGCGGGCCTG is a window of Streptomyces mirabilis DNA encoding:
- a CDS encoding RICIN domain-containing protein, translated to MRRVYAILVALCCALAAALVTAGPAQAAAQTITNGTQFTDTSGNAVHAHGGGVIKVGSYYYWFGEDRNADNTFRYVDAYRSTDLKNWEFRNHVLTQSSASELGTAYIERPKVMYNASTGKFVMWMHKENGVDYSEARAAVAVSDTVDGNYAYQGSFQPLGQYMSRDITTFVDTDGTGYMVSAARENYDLQIYKLTADYTGIDSLVANPWVGGHREAPALFKRNGVYFMLTSAATGWNANQQQYATATSIAGPWTAMANVGDSTTYNSQTAYVLPVQGTSGTSYLYMGDRWGNSFGGTVNDSRYVWLPLTFPTSTSMSMSWYPEVSVDTAAGTVNGTSATYNTLVGRSSAKCADVPSQSLWQGVAISQYTCNSGTNQKWWFKDLGTGYYELMGRGSSLCLQENSATVTQENCTGTTAQQWSLTTSGSYVLVKARASGECLDVSGASTANSAAIITYTCNGGTNQQWTRGT
- a CDS encoding autotransporter-associated beta strand repeat-containing protein — its product is MRSHSRKTAAAVGALATVAFLVTAPPSVGAVRLRGAPAGGRDATADVLADRDVTLTGDTVVTVPSGTMTYDGVFRGQGTLTVRGGGTLILNKDSDFTLPAARQRQKVTTQGGNHPYTTVSNPDPPAITVERGTTLQYGTGGGTGLIGHFPYNTPGYQLNQLNVRVDGTLRLSLTRTFNIGTISGSGLVTQPRNMWGTLDLAGTHPFSGVIDNGTGMAVGRPEYPVALPNARAVLNQGSWIIDTPLYQTITLRQNFYQRAYGSDVNVHSRPGSKVVLTGQYGYSDQGGDNDPSLSDPGLNWRPVPHQLNKRGTNIEGADVQWGDGTTHKIFMPGTKDTVYINLHMASGVRSRLTFAYDGPVTLGAPIGGGRYHDTLAAPGAGDVVIKGTRGNDVTFAAQQYYDGSTTIEKGAVLRLGSGARGGDGSLLAGTERRRIVDNGTLIVRNTATPLSLARLGGIGGLTQSGAATTTLTGGEVSYTGPTTVTKGTLALASGATLAHSKAIRLTSADARLDVRTTGLRVSTSLSGKGTVRGAVVNDGEVAGALTVTGDYTQGAKGTLVLRDRPLRVTGAVRLAGDLDLSAAGTDPAREIRVLDHTGRARTTGTFSGLREGATLALADATYRISYRGGDGNDVTLKAVSNHRTVAAPSPATSGLPSVKNSTAVGDSENANSWWPLLLAPLLATLAVPIVRRERSRRRGGRRHAASR
- a CDS encoding leucine-rich repeat domain-containing protein — encoded protein: MPSTRGVWAPRTERHSWTAPTAPMASPRAGTGPGSPVASSATTSPRRPSARSCWTTTRRGLSLISCPRAQDIPAGGIETLCLSGLDWKDLSRLAGHTSLRELDIRGLSELRDLGALTGLSELTEINLGHCRDLEDCRPLLDMPSLKHVTMPYRMWYSEYHGDPDPVMTELAERGVTVVHP
- the mmuM gene encoding homocysteine S-methyltransferase; translation: MTSDTSRSASSPSLAGALADGTVVLDGGMSNQLESAGHDLSDELWSARLLAERPEAITEAHLAYFEAGADVAITSSYQATFEGFAKRGIPHGRAAELLGLSVELAREAARRAHAKGTTRPLWVAASVGPYGAMLADGSEYRGRYGLSIAELERFHRPRLEVLAAAAPDVLALETVPDADEAEALLRAVRGLAVPAWLSYTVAGDRTRAGQPLEEAFALAADTDEIIAVGVNCCAPEDVDGAVETAARVTGKPVVVYPNSGEVWDAEARAWNGLSTFTAEQVTGWRRGGARLIGGCCRVGPGAITGITRALTPVR